Proteins encoded by one window of Natronomonas salsuginis:
- a CDS encoding peroxidase-related enzyme (This protein belongs to a clade of uncharacterized proteins related to peroxidases such as the alkylhydroperoxidase AhpD.), whose amino-acid sequence MNDDAMGRFPVPDRSEIPDDVLERIDEETEGAGFTPNVFSAFAYKPSHFRAFFDYHDALTQDTPLEREEIEMLIVTVSGINDCLYCVVAHGALLRIFSGAPKLADQLATNHRTADLSEPHRAMLDFAVKLTESPGEVGDEDVERLREAGFSDEEIWDIGSVVGVFNLSNRMATLADMRPNDVFYTMGRGERD is encoded by the coding sequence AACGACGATGCGATGGGACGGTTTCCGGTCCCCGACCGAAGCGAGATCCCCGACGACGTGCTGGAACGGATCGACGAAGAAACCGAAGGGGCGGGGTTCACGCCGAACGTCTTCTCGGCGTTCGCGTACAAACCGAGCCACTTTCGCGCCTTTTTCGACTACCACGACGCGCTGACGCAGGACACGCCGCTGGAGCGCGAGGAGATCGAGATGCTCATCGTCACGGTGTCGGGCATCAACGACTGTCTGTACTGCGTGGTCGCTCACGGCGCGCTGCTCCGGATCTTCTCCGGAGCCCCGAAGCTCGCGGATCAGCTGGCGACGAACCACCGGACTGCGGACCTGTCCGAACCCCACCGCGCCATGTTGGACTTCGCCGTCAAGCTCACCGAGTCGCCCGGCGAGGTCGGTGATGAGGACGTCGAGCGGCTCCGCGAGGCCGGCTTCTCCGACGAGGAGATCTGGGACATCGGCAGCGTCGTCGGCGTGTTCAACCTCTCGAACCGGATGGCGACGCTCGCGGACATGCGGCCGAACGATGTCTTCTACACGATGGGACGCGGCGAACGGGACTGA